GATAAAGCAGGCGCCGTCCTGGGCCAACGAATCCAGCTGCATGCGCTTCCACTCGGGCGTCTGCTCAAAATAGCTTTTCTCGACATGCTCGTACGTGAGCCTCGTCACGGCATCATCGGCCCAAATGACCGTCACGTGGCCGGCGCCGGCAGCATAGGCCTCCGCGACCACCACGCGCGCAAACGGCGCGCACTCGACCGGAGACTGAACGACGACCTCCTGGCCGGGCTTGACGTTTACGCCCTTGCGGACGACCAGGCGCGCGTAGTTTTTAATCTTGGGCTCCAGGGCCTTCATGCCCTCCAGAGCCTCTTCGACCGTCAGGGCAGCTCGAATCATGTGCCACTCCATCTATCTATAGAACAGTAAAAAGGCGCGCCGCAAAAACGACGCGCCTTATATCTTAGCGATAAGTATGTATGCAAACGCTACTTCTTCTTGGAGTCCTTCTTGTCCTCCTCGGCAGCCGAGCGCTCGATAAGAGCGTTGAGCTTATTGTCGGACATGCCCTCGGCCTGCGTGCGGTACATGTTGCGCAGGGGACGAATACGAACGAAGTCGTAGATAAAGTCACCCAAAATGACGACGTAGGACAAAACGATGCCGACCATCTGGACGGGGCTGGACACCATGCCAGCGGGAGCGAAGTACAGCGAAGCCCAAATGGCCACGACGAGCACCATGCCGATAGTGAGCACGGCCCACCAGATGCGGCGGCGCTTGGTGTAGTCCTCATCCTGCTTGAGAAGGATATTCGACACCGTGTAGATGCGGTCCTCCTTGGCGCGCTGCTTAGCCTTGCGGGCGCGCTTCTCCTCTTTAGAGAGGCCCTCGAGGTTCTCGCCCTTCTCGAGCTCTTTGCGGCGTGCCTTAGACGAAGCCGGCACGACGCGGACAGAGCTCGCTGCCTGACGGGCGGGCTTGGCGGATGCGGCGGACTTGCGCGCAACCCCGGTAACCTCGTGGGATTGCGTGCGCTTGTTCGTGGCGCTACGGGTACTCACTTATGCGTTCTCCTTCATGCTTGTGAACTGGGAGCCCGTAATGATCTGGAAGGCCTCGCGATAGCGCTCGGACGTGCCATCGATGACCTCGGCGGGCAGGTGCGGGGTCTCCCCCGTCATATCCCAGTTGGCCTTGAGCCAATTGCGGACGAATTGTTTGTCGTAGCTAGGCTGGATCTTGCCCTCCTCGTAGCTGGCAGCAGGCCAGAAACGGCTGGAGTCGGGCGTGAGGCACTCGTCGATCAGCGTGACCTTGCCATCGATGACACCGAACTCGAACTTGGTGTCGGCGATGATGATGCCACGGGTCGCGGCGTACTCGGCAGCGGCCTTGTAGATCTTGAGAGACAGGTCGCGAATCTGCGTGGCGATGTCCTCGCCAACGATCTCGCAGCAACGCTCGAACGAGATGTTCTCGTCATGGTCACCGATCTCGGCCTTCGTGGAGGGCGTGAACAGCGGTTCGGGAAGCTTGGAAGCCTCGGTCAGGCCCTCAGGCAGTTGGATGCCGCAGACGGTGCCGTTCTCGTCGTAGGTCTTCTTGCCCGAACCGGTCAGATAGCCGCGGACGATGCACTCGATAGGAATCGTCTGCGCCTTCTTGACCAGCATGGCGCGACCAGCGAGATAGTCACGGTACTCAGCAAACTCCTCGGGGAAATCCGCCGGGTCGATGGAGACGAGGTGGTTGGGAACGATGTCGGCAAACTTATCGAACCAGAATGCCGAGATGCGGTTGAGCACCTCTCCCTTAAACGGAATCTCGTCGGGAAGAATAAAGTCGAACGCAGAAATGCGGTCGGTGGCGACCATCAGCAGGTTTTCACCGGCATCATAGATATCACGAACCTTGCCACGGGAATCCGGACGACGCTCCATCGTTGTCACGTGAGTCACTCCTTACCAAAATACGACAGTAATGCGGGTTCTTTCCCGCATGTTTTCGCAAACTCGGAGCGGCAGGGACGAAACCCCTCCTTCACCGAATAGCGAAAAGCTAGTGCTCCATTGTAGTAGATGCCGCGTCCGCCGTGTGCTCGCGAGGCAGATGAATCGTAAAAGTCGTACCCTTTCCAAGCTCCGACTCCACGGAAATATAGCCATGGTGGCGCTCGACGATTTGCTTGGTCACGGCGAGGCCCACGCCCAGACCGCCCGCCTCGCGGGCGCGGCTGGCGTCGGCACGCCAAAAACGTCCGAAAATACGCGACAGGTCTTCCTTGGCGATACCGATGCCGGTATCAGAAACGGCGATGCTGACGTGTTTGCGGTCACTGAGCACCGACACCACGACCCAACCGCCCTCGGGGGTGTAGCGCATGGCGTTGCTCATGAGATTGATGACGCATTGTGTGATCATGTCGGGATCGGCTTCGACGACATCGTCGTGACCTTGGGTCTCGTCAGCAAAGCGCAAGCGCAGATCGCGGTCGACAAACAGGCGCTCCTGGGCATTGACGATGGAACGCACGAAAGGAACCATGTCCACCGGCTCAAGGTTGAGCGGAGCCGTGCTGTTTTCCATGCGCGACAGGTCGAGCATCTGCTGCACCAGACGAGCCAGGCGACGCGTCTCGGAAGCAACGGTCTCCAAATGCTCATCGTCGGTGGGATACACGCCATCCTGCATGGCCTCGACCGTTGCGAGCATGGCCATAAGCGGCGTGCGAAGCTCGTGTGCAACGTCTGAAGTCAGGCGCTTCTCGTGTTTCATATCCTTCTCGAGCGAAGTGGCCATCTCATCGAAGGTCTCACCCAGCTGATCGATCTCGTCATCACCGCGCAGTCCCGTGCGAGCCGACAGGTCGCCGTCACGGATTTGCTTTGCGGTACTGGTGATGCGATGAATCGGCTTGGTGAGCATGCGCGACACGAGCGATCCGATAGCGACCGAAATGCAGATTGCAACAACCGCGGCGAGGGCCATGGCGTTAAAGGTCTTCTCCCTAAACGCAGAGTCCGCCTTGGTGAGCAGAGCGTCGGAGCCGATGGCCCACAGCTTTACCTGTCCGACATGCTCGCCGGAAGACGTTACAATCTCGACGTTAGCAACGCTATCGGAGTCGGTTGGAGCAGACGAGACCGGGCTATGCGATGCCCTCTTGCCGCTCGTGTCGTCGGTCGTAGCCTGGTTTTCGCGTACATCGGCGGTGGCGCTTGCCGAGGGCCAGGAATCGTCATAAACGATCACGCCCTTTTTATTGACGACCTGCATGCCCAGATCGTCGGAAACCAAACTCGACGTTGCGACCGTGCGCAGTTCTCCCGCGGTCCAAGAGCCGTTTTCCTCATATGAGGTCGCCAACTTCTCGGCAGCGGAATTTGCGATTTCGACGATATTGGAGCGCGTGTAATCCGAAAAGACCGTGCCCCACACAACAGAGACCACGCCCACCAGCACCAATACCGTCATGAGCGATGTCAGAGCAAAAGCAAGTGCCATGCGCGAGGGATAGCTCATCGTTGGCCGTGAATCGGAACGAGGCGTGTTCCAACTAGCCTTGGAACCCGCCTCGCTCTCCTGCTTGTGCTTTTGTCCGATTTCAAAGCGCGCAGGTGTCATATGTGATTTCCCTATTTCTCGTCCGACTTATCGGTCTTGGCCGGAGCCTCGAAGCGATAGCCGACACCGTGGACGGTGTAGAGCCACTTGGGCTTCTTGGGATCATCGCCCAGCTTGGCGCGAAGGTTCTTCACGTGGCTATCGATGGTGCGCTCATAGCCCTCAAAGTCGTACCCAAGCACCTTCTCGACCAGCTCCATACGGTTGTAGACACGGCCGGGATGACGAGCAAGCGTGGTGAGCAGCTTGAACTCGGAAGCCGTCAGATCGACTTCCTTGCCTTCGACCAAGATCTTGTGGCCCGAGATATCGATGACCAGATCGCCGAAGTCGAGTACCTCGACGGCGGGCTCGTCGGCCTGATGGGCACGACGGAACAGGGCGCGTACGCGGGCGACAAGCTCGCGCGGCGAGAACGGCTTAATCAGGTAGTCGTCGGCGCCGAGCTCAAGACCGATAATACGGTCCTCGATCTCGCCCTTGGCAGTCAGCATGATGATGGGAACATCCGAGGTATCGCGAATGGTGCGGCAAACGCGCTCGCCGGGGATCTTGGGGAGCATAAGATCGAGCACGACCAAGTCGAACTGATGCTTCTCGAACTCCTCGATCGCGGACTGGCCGTCGCCGACGCCCACAACCCAGTAGCCTTCGCGCTCGAGATAGGCAGCGACGGCGTCACGGATTGCCTTCTCATCCTCGACCAGCAGAATCTTTTTTGCATCTGAAGCCATAACACGGCCCCCCTGTCTCAATTAGCTAAGAACAAGCCCATTTTAACGCACCTGAGCCCGCCGGATGCCACTATGACGCGGCAGCTCGGCGGGCGGTACTCACAATTACAACGCGTTTATTCCCCTGTTGGCGCCTTTTTAACCCCTCTAAGCTTAAAGAGAGAATAGGCGTGCAGCGACCGTCTCTGGTATACCCTGGCTGTTGCGCACCGTGGCGTACGTAAGGAATGAGTCCGATTTTCCCGCCGTAGCTGGATAATCACCATACTCCAAAGCGCGGTCGGGCGACAGCAGCGAACCATAGGTCTTGGCAGAGGTGTCGATCAGGAAATGCGATGCCTGTACCTTAACAAGGTATTTATTCTTCTTGCCAGCCGCACATGCGAGAGGCTCGCGGGACAGGAAGAGGTACGGCCCTCCCTCATTACCGATATACGTGCCCATGTTGCCCAAGCTGCCCACGCCACTATAGGTCGCCTCGATAGAAAACACGAAGGTATCGCCCATATATACGGCCTCGAAAGGCGAGACTGACGAGGGAAGGACTAGCTGGGCACGTTTGGTGTTGTTGCCATCGGTCAGATCGATTGCCGTTATGCCGTAGTAGACGCCCTCGTCGTTGCGGACACGCGGCGAGATGGTCAAAATGCCGTCGCTCGCGCGTGGGGCCGACGCAAAGCGGCCCGTCGATTTCCAAATTGTCTCGGCCTTAGATTCATCAAGCGAGCGACGATAGCAAAACGAATCGTTACTCGTTTTATTGCCGCCTGCCGAAGGCATTTTATACCAGATGACTGATGACCCGAACGCCGTAAACAGTGGCGGATCGTAGTCCTTGCCACCTCGATCGAGCTCAACCACGTCGCCAGAGAGCGAAGCGCCCGACAGATTTTGAGCGTAGAGCTTCCACGATGAATTGGCAAAGTTCATCTCAACCCACGCAAACACGCCATCGCCAGCACGGACATCGTAAAAAGCATATCCCGTGCCCTCGATAGGATCCTCAATTAATGTGGTAAGTGAGCCATCGCCCAGGTTGAGCACACCGAGTGTGTTGGCGTGCAGTGCCGATGCGGGCGCCATCATTGCCGCAGCATAGTCACCCTCGCAGTAGTACAGCAACGTGCCCAGCGGCAGCGTCCACGATGCCACCGGCTCAAGATCGATGTCGACTGCCTCGTACTCATCCGTAATCGAGATGATCTTGGAATCGTCCTTGATAACCTGCGGCTCGCCAGCGGCATCATCACTGGTGCCTGTTTTTTTCGAACATCCGGCAAGCACCGTGGCAGCGCCCGCGGCAGCTCCACCGAGCACAAAGCCGCG
The DNA window shown above is from Collinsella aerofaciens and carries:
- a CDS encoding twin-arginine translocation signal domain-containing protein; protein product: MGIADHIKNGISRRGFVLGGAAAGAATVLAGCSKKTGTSDDAAGEPQVIKDDSKIISITDEYEAVDIDLEPVASWTLPLGTLLYYCEGDYAAAMMAPASALHANTLGVLNLGDGSLTTLIEDPIEGTGYAFYDVRAGDGVFAWVEMNFANSSWKLYAQNLSGASLSGDVVELDRGGKDYDPPLFTAFGSSVIWYKMPSAGGNKTSNDSFCYRRSLDESKAETIWKSTGRFASAPRASDGILTISPRVRNDEGVYYGITAIDLTDGNNTKRAQLVLPSSVSPFEAVYMGDTFVFSIEATYSGVGSLGNMGTYIGNEGGPYLFLSREPLACAAGKKNKYLVKVQASHFLIDTSAKTYGSLLSPDRALEYGDYPATAGKSDSFLTYATVRNSQGIPETVAARLFSL
- a CDS encoding response regulator transcription factor, which codes for MASDAKKILLVEDEKAIRDAVAAYLEREGYWVVGVGDGQSAIEEFEKHQFDLVVLDLMLPKIPGERVCRTIRDTSDVPIIMLTAKGEIEDRIIGLELGADDYLIKPFSPRELVARVRALFRRAHQADEPAVEVLDFGDLVIDISGHKILVEGKEVDLTASEFKLLTTLARHPGRVYNRMELVEKVLGYDFEGYERTIDSHVKNLRAKLGDDPKKPKWLYTVHGVGYRFEAPAKTDKSDEK
- a CDS encoding ATP-binding protein; this translates as MTPARFEIGQKHKQESEAGSKASWNTPRSDSRPTMSYPSRMALAFALTSLMTVLVLVGVVSVVWGTVFSDYTRSNIVEIANSAAEKLATSYEENGSWTAGELRTVATSSLVSDDLGMQVVNKKGVIVYDDSWPSASATADVRENQATTDDTSGKRASHSPVSSAPTDSDSVANVEIVTSSGEHVGQVKLWAIGSDALLTKADSAFREKTFNAMALAAVVAICISVAIGSLVSRMLTKPIHRITSTAKQIRDGDLSARTGLRGDDEIDQLGETFDEMATSLEKDMKHEKRLTSDVAHELRTPLMAMLATVEAMQDGVYPTDDEHLETVASETRRLARLVQQMLDLSRMENSTAPLNLEPVDMVPFVRSIVNAQERLFVDRDLRLRFADETQGHDDVVEADPDMITQCVINLMSNAMRYTPEGGWVVVSVLSDRKHVSIAVSDTGIGIAKEDLSRIFGRFWRADASRAREAGGLGVGLAVTKQIVERHHGYISVESELGKGTTFTIHLPREHTADAASTTMEH
- a CDS encoding phosphoribosylaminoimidazolesuccinocarboxamide synthase, whose translation is MERRPDSRGKVRDIYDAGENLLMVATDRISAFDFILPDEIPFKGEVLNRISAFWFDKFADIVPNHLVSIDPADFPEEFAEYRDYLAGRAMLVKKAQTIPIECIVRGYLTGSGKKTYDENGTVCGIQLPEGLTEASKLPEPLFTPSTKAEIGDHDENISFERCCEIVGEDIATQIRDLSLKIYKAAAEYAATRGIIIADTKFEFGVIDGKVTLIDECLTPDSSRFWPAASYEEGKIQPSYDKQFVRNWLKANWDMTGETPHLPAEVIDGTSERYREAFQIITGSQFTSMKENA